One window from the genome of Mesosutterella faecium encodes:
- a CDS encoding phage baseplate assembly protein gives MAPENEVTLYINGRKYIGWRSVQIDVSVNSLVRVCELGAARTSNRTSLCDGIEEGADAVVKIGSDTVLTGYVVSKKVSYSENSTQIQITIKSKTVDLEECMIPPKKPNQWKNARISSVIKTVAGYYGIETIDNGLAKNARNIDFSTHETIGKGIVNLLKADSLLINDDEFGDLVICDIGQNGDAHDQLIYGKNILSGSRDHDISKVFKTYVVIGQGTDPESKSKNPANSLSEPSENAEFPRNRVLVTEQSGNRTRKELKTRADNLKFNSVGNADVLTYQVQGWRQSNGDLWKQNMNVVVKDPMLDISQTLFVSKISYKLDQDGSTTTMVLKSHWAFAVTDLPDAEKGKTTKKTKTKQAKKGTTFLAKAGSGKL, from the coding sequence ATGGCACCAGAAAACGAAGTCACACTATATATAAACGGTCGTAAATATATTGGCTGGCGGTCTGTTCAAATTGATGTCAGTGTGAATTCTTTAGTTCGCGTATGCGAACTTGGTGCGGCACGAACTTCCAATAGAACGAGTCTTTGCGATGGCATAGAAGAAGGCGCTGATGCTGTTGTTAAAATAGGTTCTGATACTGTTTTGACAGGATATGTCGTTAGCAAAAAAGTTAGCTATTCTGAAAACAGCACACAGATCCAAATAACGATTAAAAGTAAAACCGTTGATTTGGAAGAATGCATGATTCCGCCAAAAAAACCAAATCAATGGAAAAATGCGCGGATTTCTTCAGTAATAAAAACGGTGGCTGGGTATTACGGAATAGAAACAATTGATAATGGCTTAGCTAAAAACGCTCGGAATATTGATTTTTCTACCCACGAAACTATAGGCAAGGGGATCGTAAACCTGCTTAAAGCTGACAGCCTTCTTATAAATGATGATGAATTTGGTGATTTAGTTATATGCGATATTGGTCAAAATGGTGACGCTCATGACCAACTTATATATGGTAAAAATATTTTGAGTGGGTCAAGGGACCACGATATATCAAAGGTTTTCAAAACATATGTTGTTATTGGGCAAGGCACAGATCCGGAAAGTAAAAGCAAAAATCCGGCAAATTCTTTGTCTGAGCCTTCGGAAAATGCAGAGTTTCCTAGAAATAGGGTCTTGGTTACTGAACAATCAGGAAATAGAACAAGAAAAGAGCTTAAAACTAGAGCAGATAATTTAAAGTTCAATTCTGTAGGAAATGCGGATGTTTTAACCTATCAAGTGCAGGGTTGGCGGCAAAGCAACGGGGATTTGTGGAAACAAAACATGAATGTCGTAGTAAAAGACCCAATGCTTGACATTAGCCAAACGCTCTTTGTTTCAAAAATTAGCTATAAGCTTGATCAAGACGGATCTACGACAACGATGGTGCTGAAATCCCATTGGGCGTTTGCGGTGACGGATCTACCAGATGCCGAAAAAGGCAAAACGACCAAAAAAACTAAAACGAAGCAGGCCAAGAAAGGAACGACATTCCTTGCCAAAGCGGGGTCCGGCAAACTATGA
- a CDS encoding DNA circularization protein has protein sequence MATFEEKLWPASFRGVPFNATASTLTIGRRTHVFEYPQRDKPFVEDLGKSAREITLTAVFAGPEYITGMNRLLEAMEQEGSGVLVHPMLGSMTVTPKATTKVTYSTTKLGFSSADLVFVESGDYVFPTSSNDTAAVSASASETLKQSALDAFLDKFDLSGAQDFVKAAVTGNLSKFFELSDYKELCRLFSVSDEMSELSAKAISLVSSDVEVFAKTVVDSFGYSRLAYSVNNWRRVTRLLSRLVRSDGMNNDYQTGQVSDEEARTTAQSSTLQSLARQTLLAEAVSASAKVGGDEDTAEGGIAYEDMIAVRDQVLAALDAEMLETESDDVYLALEDARSAVSDDMTTRAQDSARLISVTPPDVQPALVVAYNFYEDADREKEIIDRNGIRHGGFVPARELKLLSR, from the coding sequence ATGGCTACTTTTGAAGAAAAGCTGTGGCCGGCGTCTTTCCGGGGCGTGCCGTTCAACGCAACGGCGAGCACGCTCACGATTGGCCGCCGGACGCATGTGTTTGAATACCCGCAGCGCGACAAGCCCTTTGTCGAAGACTTGGGCAAAAGCGCTCGCGAAATCACTCTGACAGCGGTTTTCGCGGGCCCCGAGTACATCACTGGCATGAACCGCCTGCTTGAGGCGATGGAGCAGGAGGGCTCCGGCGTCCTCGTCCACCCAATGCTTGGCAGCATGACGGTGACGCCCAAAGCAACGACCAAGGTCACTTATTCGACGACCAAGCTCGGGTTTTCGTCCGCCGATCTCGTTTTCGTCGAATCCGGGGACTATGTTTTCCCGACTTCCTCGAATGATACGGCGGCGGTAAGCGCCTCGGCCTCAGAAACCCTGAAGCAGAGCGCACTGGACGCATTTCTCGACAAGTTTGATCTTTCCGGCGCCCAGGACTTCGTGAAGGCGGCGGTTACGGGAAATCTTTCGAAGTTCTTCGAGCTCAGCGACTACAAGGAGCTCTGCCGGCTGTTTTCCGTGTCCGACGAGATGTCTGAGCTGTCGGCCAAGGCAATTTCCCTTGTGAGCAGCGATGTCGAGGTGTTTGCGAAGACCGTCGTCGACTCCTTCGGGTATTCGAGGCTGGCTTACAGCGTCAACAACTGGAGGCGTGTGACGAGGCTTTTGAGCCGCCTGGTGAGATCGGACGGCATGAACAACGATTACCAGACGGGGCAGGTTTCCGATGAAGAAGCGAGAACGACGGCTCAGTCTTCAACCCTCCAGTCTCTTGCTCGTCAGACGCTGCTTGCTGAGGCCGTTTCGGCGTCGGCTAAGGTTGGCGGTGATGAAGATACGGCAGAAGGCGGCATAGCCTACGAGGACATGATCGCGGTGCGCGACCAGGTTCTTGCGGCGCTCGACGCTGAGATGCTGGAGACCGAGAGCGACGATGTTTATCTGGCGCTGGAAGACGCCCGATCGGCGGTGTCTGATGACATGACGACTCGGGCTCAGGACTCGGCTCGTTTAATATCTGTTACACCTCCGGACGTACAGCCGGCCCTGGTGGTTGCCTATAATTTTTATGAGGATGCCGATCGGGAGAAAGAGATCATCGACCGCAACGGCATTCGGCACGGCGGGTTCGTCCCCGCCAGGGAGTTGAAGCTTCTGAGCCGGTGA